The following are encoded together in the Capsulimonas corticalis genome:
- a CDS encoding PA14 domain-containing protein translates to MHTFRHKSGSTFKKSLDAFVTIATMGVIAGHASAQGLQVTYGNQGLATLVYNGVTLADTNANGQDAFAVYEYERKAANGTVTDKYSWDGGYTTSWNASTKTLTLTYDWGTVKCIYTQPTSTRLNLAITVTNTTAGDTINGLAVSPLYVRFPNFPIGYDANTPHVGYNSDGPNVQVADYGTGAMALCNDDVVKNLYNGFFTISPDTANYKRYEIWTGSMPLSFQPPNYPKFYRPIAPGASDTYNISLRFGATGSTAPTLAGDIYTSFRTAWPSQVKWPDHRSIGALFLATSQSHPATNPRGWFLNDPYVDITTPSGVSALQQRLLQYADNSIPILQSMNSQGMIVWDVEGQEFPQPTSYVGDPTQLSVRAPEMDPIADQFFQKFRNAGLRVGVTIRPQQLVTSPSPQQNEVTNPAQLMINKINYAKQRWGCSIFYIDSNGDTNAPYDASIFKQVADAEPDVLLIPEHANPKYYAYTIPYGALTNGATGDPLAAIWTYPTAYSAIYTPDGDLNGQHSALVASVKRGDLLMYRGWWNDPQNSQTQSVYTDAAIGTGLKGQYYNDPSGGGTTFTTLALTRTDPTVNFNWPQGTSPASAIQTSFYSAKWTGYITAPITDSYQIHVTSDDGARLYVNGQSLVDNWGPHAPQDNYGVISLVAGQRYTIELDFRQFQGGATAKLEWLGNSGALTRQVIPAANLTPAP, encoded by the coding sequence ATGCATACGTTTCGGCATAAGTCAGGATCGACCTTTAAGAAATCACTCGATGCTTTTGTTACTATTGCGACAATGGGCGTAATCGCCGGCCATGCGTCGGCGCAAGGGCTACAAGTGACTTATGGCAACCAGGGACTTGCAACCCTCGTTTATAACGGCGTGACGCTCGCCGACACGAACGCGAACGGACAGGATGCGTTCGCGGTTTATGAGTACGAGCGCAAGGCTGCGAACGGAACGGTCACGGACAAGTATAGCTGGGACGGCGGCTATACGACGAGCTGGAACGCATCGACAAAGACGCTGACCCTGACCTACGACTGGGGAACGGTCAAGTGCATCTACACGCAGCCGACGTCCACACGCCTGAACCTGGCGATTACGGTGACGAACACCACGGCGGGCGATACGATCAACGGTCTTGCCGTTTCTCCTCTGTATGTCCGATTTCCCAACTTTCCGATCGGCTACGACGCCAACACGCCGCATGTCGGTTATAACTCGGACGGCCCGAACGTGCAGGTCGCCGACTATGGGACCGGCGCGATGGCGTTGTGCAATGACGATGTCGTGAAGAATCTGTACAACGGCTTCTTTACCATTTCGCCCGACACGGCGAATTACAAGCGCTACGAGATCTGGACCGGATCGATGCCGCTCTCGTTCCAGCCCCCGAACTATCCGAAGTTCTACCGGCCGATCGCTCCCGGCGCCTCGGACACTTACAATATCTCCCTGCGCTTTGGCGCGACCGGGTCGACGGCGCCGACCCTCGCGGGCGATATCTACACCAGCTTCCGCACGGCCTGGCCGTCGCAGGTCAAATGGCCGGACCATCGATCTATCGGCGCGCTGTTCCTGGCGACCAGTCAGTCGCACCCCGCGACTAACCCGCGCGGCTGGTTTCTGAACGATCCCTATGTAGACATCACCACCCCGTCCGGCGTTTCGGCGCTCCAGCAGCGGCTCCTGCAATACGCCGACAACAGCATTCCGATTCTGCAAAGCATGAACTCTCAGGGCATGATTGTGTGGGACGTCGAAGGGCAGGAGTTTCCGCAGCCGACGAGCTATGTCGGCGACCCGACTCAGCTCAGCGTCCGCGCGCCGGAGATGGACCCGATCGCGGACCAGTTCTTCCAGAAGTTCCGCAACGCGGGGCTGCGCGTAGGCGTGACCATCCGGCCCCAGCAGCTCGTGACCAGCCCGTCGCCGCAGCAGAATGAAGTGACAAACCCGGCGCAGCTGATGATCAACAAGATCAATTACGCCAAGCAGCGCTGGGGCTGCTCGATCTTCTATATCGACTCGAACGGCGACACCAACGCGCCCTACGATGCGTCGATCTTCAAGCAAGTGGCGGACGCCGAGCCGGATGTGCTGCTTATCCCCGAGCACGCCAATCCCAAGTACTACGCCTACACGATTCCATACGGCGCGCTGACGAACGGCGCGACCGGCGACCCGCTGGCGGCGATCTGGACTTACCCGACGGCCTATAGCGCGATCTATACTCCCGACGGCGATTTGAACGGACAGCACAGCGCTCTGGTCGCATCCGTCAAGCGCGGTGATCTGCTGATGTATCGGGGCTGGTGGAACGATCCGCAGAACAGCCAGACACAGAGCGTTTACACGGACGCCGCGATTGGAACAGGCCTGAAGGGCCAGTACTACAACGACCCGAGCGGCGGCGGAACGACCTTCACCACGCTGGCGCTGACGCGGACGGATCCAACGGTCAACTTCAACTGGCCACAAGGGACGTCGCCGGCGTCCGCGATCCAAACCTCGTTCTATTCCGCCAAGTGGACCGGATACATCACGGCGCCGATCACCGATTCCTATCAAATCCACGTGACGTCCGACGACGGCGCGCGGCTTTACGTCAATGGGCAGTCGCTTGTGGACAACTGGGGGCCGCACGCTCCGCAGGATAACTACGGCGTTATCAGCCTGGTCGCCGGCCAGAGATATACGATCGAACTGGACTTCCGCCAGTTCCAGGGCGGAGCCACCGCGAAATTGGAGTGGCTTGGCAACAGCGGCGCTCTGACGCGGCAGGTGATTCCCGCCGCAAACTTAACCCCGGCGCCGTAA
- a CDS encoding Ig domain-containing protein, with amino-acid sequence MIRDPHEHSSLPWSGYAAKLSQRASRLLAPWAAVLATAVLASAPLHAATYYVSPSGSDTNAGTSTGLPWKTCAKVNATHFNAGDSILFQRGGEWHESVNPTGGDGAAGNPITFADYGSGAKPKFWGSDPVANSGWTNTTGTIYTHSYTTQVGAVYVNHVALVPANPNANQPVESIPGSFSWDGNTLKINVPSNPNSDGKLYTVASRQDVICNGNAQTYSLHNHLVFTNLVCDETGDLNGGYGVRIMNGTDIVLNGVESYRCGKHNFGCINATQVIHNNCYAAYPMPNQDAYGGYTAYVSYGDNSTGMSGQTSEYHYCVGDYMDNTYHTSSYVDTGYEFFTTHGSNVGSIWLDHCSALSTAAGGPGAHWTISNTDSAQAGHAAAITITGGFLQNNQLYMQGTGLVVDGLHMQGPGGTSSNDATSTIDMECSNSTVQNMLMDKTNVGYWLYQAAVQNNGANNVIRFNTFVNDPNSGNAILKNDGASLNFYGNILVDSGNWLSDNAPASSSYNLIATTASTVGFNNASAGDYSLLSTSAAVNAVPTSVSHPSTDINGSARPQGSAVDEGAYEYGGSGPVTPVITSGATASGTVGSAFSYQIVASNAPTSYSATGLPAGVTINSGTGLISGTPTTAGTSTVTLGATNGAGTGNKTLTITISAAAPSAPVITSASTASGMVGTAFSYQITASNSPTSYSASGLPSGLSVNTSTGLISGTPTATGTSTVTLGATNAGGTGNLTLTITISASTGTAYNVNAIYTSGTAFSTGGLDTYNHAYLASELGSSATYNGSSFTFAAPNVLDAWSNITVALPAGSYTTLNMVGCSSGGIATNQTFTVNYTDSTTQAFTLQMSDWTNGSGYSDETNVTTMAHCINSDGTLTTQSHYLKGYTFTLNGKSVASITLPGNRGVVVLAFAASGAVASPPVISSAATASGTVGAAFSYQIVASNSPTSYSASGLPAGLSVNTSTGAISGTPTASGTSTVTLGATNAGGTGNKTLTITIAAAPPAVPVISSGATASGTVGTAFSYQITASNSPTSYSASGLPAGLSVNTSTGLISGTPTASGTSTVTLGATNAGGTGNKTLTITISAASGASLTGTLGTPASSVNLTTEGTLDWAHWGSDGSGSWTHKSGANLIANWTATATVFTYPGNAISYIWSDGTNWNGTAQATGFYFSNASGYFSFTAPADTTTHTLRVYVGTNAANGTLSAHLSDSSAPDYTNSSLAQNSNGVYTLTYRAASAGQTLTVKWTNTSALGSITVQSASLQ; translated from the coding sequence ATGATACGCGATCCACACGAACACAGCTCGCTCCCGTGGAGCGGCTACGCGGCGAAACTCAGTCAGCGGGCGTCGCGCCTGCTGGCGCCCTGGGCGGCGGTGCTGGCGACGGCCGTTCTCGCCAGCGCGCCGCTGCACGCCGCGACTTATTATGTGAGCCCATCGGGCAGCGACACCAATGCGGGAACGTCGACGGGCTTGCCCTGGAAGACGTGCGCCAAGGTCAACGCCACACACTTCAACGCGGGCGATTCCATTCTGTTCCAGCGCGGAGGCGAGTGGCATGAATCCGTGAACCCGACGGGTGGGGACGGCGCCGCTGGAAACCCGATCACCTTCGCCGACTACGGCTCCGGCGCGAAGCCGAAGTTCTGGGGCAGCGATCCGGTTGCGAACTCCGGCTGGACGAATACGACTGGAACGATCTACACGCACTCCTATACGACGCAGGTCGGAGCAGTGTATGTCAACCATGTCGCCCTGGTTCCGGCCAACCCCAATGCGAACCAGCCCGTCGAGAGCATCCCTGGATCGTTTTCGTGGGACGGTAATACGCTCAAGATCAACGTTCCCAGTAACCCGAACTCGGACGGCAAGCTCTATACGGTCGCCAGCCGCCAGGATGTCATCTGCAACGGCAATGCGCAGACATACAGCCTGCACAATCACCTGGTCTTCACCAACTTAGTTTGCGATGAAACGGGCGACCTCAACGGCGGATACGGCGTGCGTATCATGAACGGGACCGACATCGTGCTAAACGGCGTCGAATCCTACCGATGCGGCAAGCACAACTTCGGATGCATCAACGCAACGCAGGTCATCCACAATAACTGCTACGCCGCATATCCCATGCCCAATCAAGACGCGTACGGCGGCTACACCGCCTACGTCTCTTATGGCGACAACAGCACCGGCATGAGCGGTCAGACTTCGGAATATCACTACTGCGTCGGCGACTATATGGACAACACGTACCATACCAGTTCCTACGTCGATACGGGATATGAGTTCTTCACCACGCACGGTTCGAATGTCGGCTCTATCTGGCTCGATCACTGTTCGGCGCTTAGCACCGCGGCGGGCGGCCCCGGCGCGCACTGGACGATCAGCAACACCGACTCCGCGCAGGCCGGCCATGCGGCGGCGATCACGATCACCGGCGGCTTCCTTCAGAACAATCAGCTATATATGCAGGGCACGGGGCTGGTTGTGGACGGTCTCCACATGCAGGGGCCTGGCGGGACGAGCAGCAACGATGCGACGTCGACCATCGATATGGAGTGCTCGAACTCCACCGTCCAGAACATGCTGATGGACAAGACCAACGTCGGCTACTGGCTCTATCAGGCGGCGGTTCAGAACAACGGCGCCAACAACGTCATTCGGTTTAACACGTTCGTCAACGACCCGAACTCCGGAAACGCCATCCTCAAGAACGATGGGGCCAGCCTGAACTTCTATGGCAACATCCTGGTCGATTCCGGCAACTGGCTGAGCGACAACGCGCCTGCGTCCTCGTCGTACAACCTGATCGCCACTACGGCGAGCACGGTTGGGTTTAACAACGCAAGCGCCGGCGACTATTCGCTGCTTTCCACATCGGCGGCGGTGAACGCGGTCCCGACTTCGGTTTCGCATCCCAGCACGGATATCAACGGCTCCGCTCGCCCGCAGGGCTCGGCGGTGGACGAAGGCGCGTACGAATACGGCGGCTCCGGACCGGTCACTCCCGTGATTACCTCCGGCGCGACGGCCAGTGGAACGGTCGGCTCGGCTTTCTCCTATCAAATCGTCGCCAGCAATGCGCCGACGAGCTACAGTGCGACCGGCTTGCCGGCCGGCGTCACCATCAACAGCGGCACGGGCCTGATCTCGGGAACTCCGACCACGGCGGGAACGTCCACCGTCACGCTGGGCGCCACCAACGGCGCCGGCACGGGAAACAAGACGCTGACGATCACGATCAGCGCCGCCGCGCCTTCAGCTCCGGTAATCACCAGCGCATCCACGGCCTCCGGCATGGTGGGCACGGCGTTCTCGTATCAAATCACGGCGAGCAACAGCCCCACAAGCTACAGCGCTTCGGGACTGCCGTCGGGCTTGTCCGTCAACACCAGCACCGGTCTGATCTCTGGAACGCCAACGGCGACTGGCACATCCACCGTCACACTGGGCGCAACCAACGCCGGCGGAACGGGCAACCTCACGCTGACAATCACCATCAGCGCATCAACCGGCACAGCCTACAACGTCAACGCCATCTACACTAGCGGCACGGCGTTCTCGACCGGCGGTCTGGATACCTACAACCACGCCTACCTGGCAAGCGAACTGGGATCCTCCGCCACCTACAACGGAAGCTCCTTCACCTTCGCCGCTCCCAACGTCCTCGACGCCTGGAGCAACATCACCGTCGCCCTGCCCGCCGGCAGCTACACCACGCTCAACATGGTCGGCTGTTCCTCGGGCGGCATCGCCACCAACCAGACCTTCACCGTCAACTACACCGACAGCACCACGCAGGCGTTCACCCTCCAGATGAGCGACTGGACCAACGGCTCGGGCTACTCGGATGAGACCAATGTGACGACGATGGCGCACTGCATCAACAGTGACGGCACGCTGACCACGCAGAGCCACTACCTCAAGGGCTACACATTCACTCTCAACGGCAAGTCTGTGGCAAGCATCACGCTGCCCGGCAATCGCGGTGTGGTCGTTCTTGCCTTCGCGGCGAGCGGCGCCGTCGCCTCGCCTCCGGTGATCAGCAGTGCGGCCACGGCGTCTGGCACGGTTGGCGCGGCGTTCTCTTACCAGATCGTCGCCAGCAACTCTCCGACCAGCTACAGCGCCTCGGGCTTGCCCGCCGGTCTCTCGGTCAACACGAGCACTGGCGCGATCTCGGGAACGCCGACAGCTTCGGGGACGTCCACGGTCACGCTGGGCGCCACGAATGCTGGCGGCACGGGCAACAAGACGCTGACGATCACGATCGCGGCGGCTCCTCCGGCTGTTCCGGTGATCAGCAGCGGCGCGACGGCTTCGGGCACGGTGGGAACAGCGTTCTCTTACCAGATCACGGCGAGCAACAGCCCGACGAGCTACAGCGCTTCGGGTCTGCCCGCCGGCCTGTCGGTCAACACGAGCACTGGTCTGATCTCGGGAACGCCCACGGCGTCTGGAACCTCTACGGTTACCCTCGGCGCAACAAACGCCGGCGGAACGGGTAACAAGACACTGACGATTACCATCAGCGCCGCGTCCGGCGCGTCGCTGACGGGCACTCTGGGAACGCCTGCCTCCTCGGTCAATCTGACCACGGAAGGCACGCTGGACTGGGCGCACTGGGGATCGGACGGCTCCGGAAGCTGGACGCACAAATCCGGCGCGAACCTGATCGCCAACTGGACCGCGACCGCTACGGTCTTCACTTACCCCGGCAACGCGATCAGCTACATCTGGAGCGACGGCACGAACTGGAACGGCACGGCGCAAGCGACCGGCTTCTACTTCTCCAACGCCTCCGGCTACTTCAGCTTCACCGCGCCGGCGGACACCACCACGCACACTCTTCGAGTGTATGTGGGAACGAACGCCGCGAACGGAACGCTGAGCGCGCACCTGTCGGACAGCTCCGCGCCGGATTACACCAACTCATCGCTTGCTCAGAACAGCAACGGCGTTTACACTCTCACCTACCGCGCCGCAAGCGCCGGTCAGACATTGACCGTGAAGTGGACCAACACCAGCGCGCTGGGCAGCATCACGGTGCAGTCCGCGTCACTGCAATAA
- a CDS encoding putative Ig domain-containing protein has protein sequence MASPTHQKPFRKQWALPLLLGFILALIGSVQAANATKIMCIGDSITAGNNSPSYRWPLFQRFAWAGYAPNIQFVGPYTGGSNTSDSVPNPQDGAVVNGQTFHSHHAAIWGFTSAAIANGFAPGGAATGYAPDIAIIHLGTNDFYIDGNAQDSYQRNYLTNPQATTGNYATIVSELRQENPNVVILVSQLISRVGDLCVSPQINAAIPAWAAANTTSNSPIIVVDQYGGYDAYRMNQSDGTHPATDGEDFMAQNYFNAILPYLPAPTGSYQPVFTTPLYARGAVGKPFYYVVGTTTPATSISVTGLPAGLSYSSGIISGTPTAATAPAPPPGGNADKVKPDPVVLTASNSAGTYSETINLAIAAAYPNPASPASIPGTIYLDNYDSGGLWAGYQAYDNSLPYFPANFPNFTYSGNWSGPYRYDDVAIASCSDTVSNGYCVAATGAQQWTNYTVNVAATGVYQMQVRQATPGAASFIHALVDGYDVSLGSNIVDQYLLSSTGSWNTFTSTAAPYNVNLAAGAHTIQIWQDSSGVDLNWMSFTSLGTGSFPVLSVPSVLSATVGSPFSQTVSATNSPTSYSVIGPGWLKMSGNALVGTPPAAATYQATLIAANGSGVGTEPITINATTTGSGGGGPSQPAITSASTASGTVGTAFSYQITASNSPTSYSASGLPSGLSVNTSTGLISGTPTATGTSTVTLGATNAGGTGNLTLTITISASTGTAYNVNAIYTSGTAFSTGGLDTYNHAYLASELGSSATYNGSSVTFAAPNVLDAWSNITVALPAGSYTTLNMVGCSSGGIATNQTFTVNYTDSTTQAFTLQMSDWTNGSGYSDETNVTTMAHCINSDGTLTTQSHYLKGYTFALNGKSVASITLPGNRGVVVLAFAASGAVASPPVISSAATASGTVGAAFSYQIVASNSPTSYSASGLPAGLSVNTSTGAISGTPTASGTSTVTLGATNAGGTGNKTLTITIAAAPPAVPVISSGATASGTVGTAFSYQITASNSPTSYSASGLPAGLSVNTSTGLISGTPTAAGTSTVTLGATNAGGTGNKTLTITISAASSGATLTGSLATPSSSINLTTEGTADWAHWGSEGSGNWDHKNGANLLASWACTSTIFTYGGNAISYLWTDALNWNGTAQATGVYFSGQNSYFSFTAPAGTTTHTLKVYIGANGANGTLSAHLSDSSASDYTDTSVAQNSNGVYTLTYRAASAGQTLTVKWTNISALGSITMQSASLQ, from the coding sequence ATGGCATCACCAACTCACCAAAAACCATTCCGAAAGCAATGGGCGCTTCCACTGCTCCTCGGCTTTATACTCGCGCTGATTGGCTCCGTGCAGGCCGCCAACGCTACGAAAATTATGTGCATCGGCGACTCGATCACGGCCGGCAACAACTCTCCGAGCTACCGCTGGCCGCTCTTTCAGCGCTTCGCCTGGGCAGGCTACGCCCCCAATATCCAGTTCGTCGGCCCCTATACGGGCGGTTCGAATACATCGGACTCCGTACCGAATCCCCAGGATGGCGCTGTCGTGAACGGGCAGACCTTCCACTCGCATCATGCGGCCATCTGGGGATTCACCTCGGCGGCCATCGCCAACGGCTTTGCGCCTGGCGGAGCGGCCACCGGATACGCCCCCGACATCGCCATCATCCATCTGGGAACCAACGACTTCTATATCGACGGCAACGCCCAGGATTCGTACCAGCGAAATTACCTGACCAACCCGCAGGCGACGACCGGCAACTATGCGACAATCGTTTCCGAACTGCGCCAGGAGAATCCGAACGTCGTCATTCTGGTGTCGCAACTCATTTCGAGGGTGGGGGACCTTTGCGTCAGCCCGCAGATCAACGCCGCGATTCCGGCGTGGGCGGCGGCGAACACGACATCCAACTCCCCGATCATCGTCGTGGACCAGTATGGCGGCTACGACGCCTATCGGATGAACCAATCCGACGGCACGCATCCCGCTACGGACGGCGAGGACTTCATGGCGCAGAACTATTTCAACGCCATACTGCCGTACCTTCCGGCTCCGACCGGATCTTATCAGCCGGTCTTCACCACGCCGCTCTACGCGCGAGGCGCGGTCGGCAAACCGTTTTACTATGTCGTCGGGACCACGACGCCCGCGACGAGCATTAGCGTGACCGGTCTTCCGGCGGGTCTGAGCTACAGCAGCGGGATCATCTCGGGGACGCCGACCGCGGCGACCGCTCCCGCTCCGCCGCCGGGTGGCAACGCCGACAAGGTCAAGCCGGACCCGGTTGTCCTGACCGCATCGAACAGCGCCGGAACATACTCGGAGACGATCAATCTCGCGATTGCAGCGGCGTATCCTAATCCCGCCTCGCCGGCTTCTATTCCCGGTACGATCTACCTGGACAATTACGACTCCGGCGGCCTTTGGGCTGGCTACCAGGCCTACGACAACTCGCTGCCGTACTTCCCGGCGAACTTCCCGAACTTCACGTACTCCGGCAACTGGAGCGGGCCCTACCGGTACGATGATGTCGCAATCGCGTCCTGCTCCGACACCGTCAGCAACGGCTATTGCGTCGCCGCCACGGGAGCGCAGCAATGGACGAACTACACCGTCAATGTCGCCGCAACCGGCGTGTATCAGATGCAGGTCCGGCAGGCGACGCCTGGCGCCGCGTCGTTTATCCATGCCTTGGTTGACGGATATGATGTCAGCCTTGGGAGCAATATCGTCGATCAGTACCTCCTGTCGTCCACGGGAAGCTGGAACACGTTTACTTCGACGGCGGCGCCTTACAACGTCAACCTGGCGGCCGGCGCGCACACGATCCAGATCTGGCAAGATTCCAGCGGCGTCGACCTGAACTGGATGAGCTTCACCTCCCTGGGAACAGGCTCGTTCCCGGTTTTGAGCGTCCCATCGGTCCTCAGCGCGACCGTTGGATCGCCGTTCTCCCAGACCGTTTCCGCCACCAATAGCCCCACCAGCTACAGCGTCATCGGACCGGGCTGGCTGAAGATGAGCGGCAATGCGCTGGTGGGGACACCCCCGGCGGCGGCGACCTATCAGGCCACCTTGATCGCCGCGAACGGCAGCGGAGTCGGAACTGAGCCGATCACGATCAATGCGACCACGACCGGAAGCGGCGGAGGCGGCCCCTCGCAGCCCGCGATCACCAGCGCGTCCACGGCTTCTGGAACGGTCGGAACGGCGTTCTCGTATCAGATCACGGCGAGCAACAGCCCCACAAGCTACAGCGCTTCGGGACTGCCGTCGGGCTTGTCCGTCAACACCAGCACCGGTCTGATCTCTGGAACGCCAACGGCGACTGGCACGTCCACCGTCACGCTGGGCGCAACCAACGCCGGCGGAACGGGCAACCTCACGCTGACAATCACCATCAGCGCGTCAACCGGCACGGCCTACAACGTCAACGCCATCTACACCAGCGGCACGGCGTTCTCGACCGGCGGTCTGGACACCTACAACCACGCCTACCTGGCAAGCGAACTGGGATCCTCCGCCACTTACAACGGAAGCTCCGTCACCTTCGCCGCTCCCAACGTCCTCGACGCCTGGAGCAACATCACCGTCGCCCTGCCCGCCGGCAGCTACACCACGCTCAACATGGTCGGCTGTTCCTCGGGCGGCATCGCCACCAACCAGACCTTCACCGTCAACTACACCGACAGCACCACGCAGGCGTTCACCCTCCAGATGAGCGACTGGACCAACGGCTCGGGCTACTCGGATGAGACCAATGTGACGACGATGGCGCACTGCATCAACAGTGACGGCACGCTGACCACGCAGAGCCACTACCTCAAGGGCTACACGTTCGCTCTCAACGGCAAGTCTGTCGCAAGCATCACGCTGCCCGGCAATCGCGGTGTGGTCGTTCTTGCCTTCGCGGCGAGCGGCGCGGTCGCCTCGCCTCCGGTGATCAGCAGTGCGGCCACGGCGTCAGGCACGGTTGGCGCGGCGTTCTCTTACCAGATCGTCGCCAGCAACTCTCCGACCAGCTACAGCGCCTCGGGGCTGCCCGCCGGTCTCTCGGTCAACACGAGCACGGGCGCCATCTCTGGTACTCCGACAGCTTCGGGAACGTCCACGGTCACGCTGGGCGCCACGAATGCTGGCGGCACGGGCAACAAGACGCTGACGATCACGATCGCGGCGGCTCCTCCGGCTGTTCCGGTGATCAGCAGCGGCGCGACGGCTTCCGGCACGGTGGGAACAGCGTTCTCTTATCAGATCACGGCGAGCAACAGCCCGACGAGCTACAGCGCTTCGGGTCTGCCCGCCGGCCTGTCGGTCAATACGAGCACCGGTCTGATCTCCGGTACTCCGACCGCTGCGGGCACGTCCACGGTCACCCTCGGCGCGACGAACGCCGGCGGAACGGGTAACAAGACACTGACGATTACGATCAGCGCCGCCTCCTCGGGCGCCACGCTCACAGGGTCGCTTGCGACGCCTTCGAGCAGCATCAATCTGACCACGGAGGGCACGGCCGACTGGGCGCACTGGGGCTCGGAAGGCTCGGGCAACTGGGACCACAAGAACGGCGCGAATTTGCTCGCCAGTTGGGCGTGCACCAGCACGATCTTCACCTACGGCGGCAACGCCATCAGCTACTTGTGGACCGACGCCCTGAACTGGAACGGCACGGCGCAAGCGACCGGCGTCTACTTCTCCGGCCAGAACAGCTACTTCAGCTTCACCGCGCCGGCGGGCACAACCACACACACACTCAAAGTGTACATCGGAGCCAACGGAGCGAACGGAACGCTGAGCGCGCACCTGTCGGACAGCTCCGCGTCGGATTACACCGACACATCCGTCGCTCAAAACAGCAACGGCGTTTACACTCTCACCTACCGCGCCGCAAGCGCCGGTCAGACATTGACGGTGAAGTGGACCAACATCAGCGCGCTGGGCAGCATCACGATGCAGTCCGCGTCGCTGCAATAA